Proteins from a single region of Rana temporaria chromosome 5, aRanTem1.1, whole genome shotgun sequence:
- the LOC120939767 gene encoding zinc finger protein 501-like isoform X1: MFGVYAQQHQAPPTGTVIIIGLSSPRNIPRIFPPRMEEGRKEMMEEGRKEMMEGILSLTMEFIYLMTGEEYTMVKKTSGDHVTFSSYSRASEDWRTAMDPPPPFLIPERNNDKKILEIINKITELLTGEVPIRCQDVAVYFSMEEWEYMERNKDTLMEDQLPLTPPDERPNNNIIEIAFPDIEDDDISSDSSGKHSVSSDLHPELHCEDLSSPPSTHERFYPAILPATNREVSTGGEALPWSEHSECLMERTEFVLFQDSKTGENLYSCLERGKCFPYKSHLIRHESAHAVKGPYSCWECGKCFLYRSALLLHEMIHTGEKPFSCSQCQKRFNRKSTLNRHQIMHTGDKSYCCSVCGKCFSQRPHLLKHDRVHSGERPFPCVECGKRFFQQSDLNRHERAHRGVKPYSCSQCGKGFSQKSILTRHERIHIGEKPD, encoded by the exons ATGTTCGGGGTGTACGCCCAGCAACACCAGGCTCCGCCCACCGGTACTGTCATTATTATTG GACTGTCTTCCCCCCGGAATATTCCGCGGATCTTTCCcccgaggatggaggaggggaggaaggagatgatggaggaggggaggaaggagaTGATGGAGGGGATATTGAGCCTCACTATGGAGTTCATCTACCTGATGacgggagag GAATACACAATGGTGAAGAAGACGTCTGGAGATCATGTGACATTCAGCAGCTATTCCCGTGCCTCAGAAGATTGGAGAACCGCCATGGATCCTCCACCTCCATTCCTGATACCAGAGAGGAACAACGACAAGAAGATTCTGGAGATCATCAACAAGATCACGGAGCTTCTGacgggagag gttcctatcaGGTGTCAGGATGTGGccgtctatttctccatggaggagtgggagtatatgGAAAGAAACAAGGACACCCTGATGGAGGACCAGCTGCCCCTCACACCTCCAG ATGAACGACCCAACAATAACATTATAGAAATCGCCTTTCCTGATATAGAAGACGATGACATCTCATCTGATTCTTCGGGGAAACACTCCGTCAGCTCAGATCTCCATCCCGAACTTCACTGTGAAGATCTGTCTTCTCCTCCTTCCACCCATGAGAGATTTTaccccgccatcctcccagccacCAATCGGGAAGTTAGTACAGGAGGAGAGGCGCTCCCGTGGTCTGAGCACAGTGAGTGTCTTATGGAGAGAACTGAATTTGTTTTATTCCAGGACAGTAAAACGGGGGAGAATCTGTATTCCTGTCTCGAGCGCGGAAAGTGTTTTCCTTACAAATCGCACCTTATCAGACACGAGAGCGCTCACGCGGTGAAAGGGCCGTATTCCTGCTGggaatgcgggaaatgttttttatacaGATCGGCTCTCCTCCTCCACGAAATgattcacacgggggagaagccattctCCTGTTCCCAGTGCCAGAAACGCTTTAACCGCAAATCGACTCTCAACAGACACCAGATCATGCACACGGGGGACAAGTCCTATTGCTGTTCCGTGTGCGGCAAATGCTTTTCCCAGAGACCTCATCTTCTAAAGCACGACCGAGTCCACTCCGGGGAAAGGCCGTTTCCCTGTGTAGAGTGCGGGAAACGTTTCTTCCAGCAATCTGATCTGAACAGACACGAGAGGGCTCACAGAGGggtgaagccgtattcctgctccCAGTGCGGGAAGGGCTTTTCCCAGAAGTCCATACTTACCAGACATGAAAGAATTCACATCGGGGAGAAGCCAGATTGA
- the LOC120939767 gene encoding zinc finger protein OZF-like isoform X2: MFGVYAQQHQAPPTGLSSPRNIPRIFPPRMEEGRKEMMEEGRKEMMEGILSLTMEFIYLMTGEEYTMVKKTSGDHVTFSSYSRASEDWRTAMDPPPPFLIPERNNDKKILEIINKITELLTGEVPIRCQDVAVYFSMEEWEYMERNKDTLMEDQLPLTPPDERPNNNIIEIAFPDIEDDDISSDSSGKHSVSSDLHPELHCEDLSSPPSTHERFYPAILPATNREVSTGGEALPWSEHSECLMERTEFVLFQDSKTGENLYSCLERGKCFPYKSHLIRHESAHAVKGPYSCWECGKCFLYRSALLLHEMIHTGEKPFSCSQCQKRFNRKSTLNRHQIMHTGDKSYCCSVCGKCFSQRPHLLKHDRVHSGERPFPCVECGKRFFQQSDLNRHERAHRGVKPYSCSQCGKGFSQKSILTRHERIHIGEKPD, translated from the exons ATGTTCGGGGTGTACGCCCAGCAACACCAGGCTCCGCCCACCG GACTGTCTTCCCCCCGGAATATTCCGCGGATCTTTCCcccgaggatggaggaggggaggaaggagatgatggaggaggggaggaaggagaTGATGGAGGGGATATTGAGCCTCACTATGGAGTTCATCTACCTGATGacgggagag GAATACACAATGGTGAAGAAGACGTCTGGAGATCATGTGACATTCAGCAGCTATTCCCGTGCCTCAGAAGATTGGAGAACCGCCATGGATCCTCCACCTCCATTCCTGATACCAGAGAGGAACAACGACAAGAAGATTCTGGAGATCATCAACAAGATCACGGAGCTTCTGacgggagag gttcctatcaGGTGTCAGGATGTGGccgtctatttctccatggaggagtgggagtatatgGAAAGAAACAAGGACACCCTGATGGAGGACCAGCTGCCCCTCACACCTCCAG ATGAACGACCCAACAATAACATTATAGAAATCGCCTTTCCTGATATAGAAGACGATGACATCTCATCTGATTCTTCGGGGAAACACTCCGTCAGCTCAGATCTCCATCCCGAACTTCACTGTGAAGATCTGTCTTCTCCTCCTTCCACCCATGAGAGATTTTaccccgccatcctcccagccacCAATCGGGAAGTTAGTACAGGAGGAGAGGCGCTCCCGTGGTCTGAGCACAGTGAGTGTCTTATGGAGAGAACTGAATTTGTTTTATTCCAGGACAGTAAAACGGGGGAGAATCTGTATTCCTGTCTCGAGCGCGGAAAGTGTTTTCCTTACAAATCGCACCTTATCAGACACGAGAGCGCTCACGCGGTGAAAGGGCCGTATTCCTGCTGggaatgcgggaaatgttttttatacaGATCGGCTCTCCTCCTCCACGAAATgattcacacgggggagaagccattctCCTGTTCCCAGTGCCAGAAACGCTTTAACCGCAAATCGACTCTCAACAGACACCAGATCATGCACACGGGGGACAAGTCCTATTGCTGTTCCGTGTGCGGCAAATGCTTTTCCCAGAGACCTCATCTTCTAAAGCACGACCGAGTCCACTCCGGGGAAAGGCCGTTTCCCTGTGTAGAGTGCGGGAAACGTTTCTTCCAGCAATCTGATCTGAACAGACACGAGAGGGCTCACAGAGGggtgaagccgtattcctgctccCAGTGCGGGAAGGGCTTTTCCCAGAAGTCCATACTTACCAGACATGAAAGAATTCACATCGGGGAGAAGCCAGATTGA
- the LOC120939767 gene encoding oocyte zinc finger protein XlCOF6.1-like isoform X3 — MVKKTSGDHVTFSSYSRASEDWRTAMDPPPPFLIPERNNDKKILEIINKITELLTGEVPIRCQDVAVYFSMEEWEYMERNKDTLMEDQLPLTPPDERPNNNIIEIAFPDIEDDDISSDSSGKHSVSSDLHPELHCEDLSSPPSTHERFYPAILPATNREVSTGGEALPWSEHSECLMERTEFVLFQDSKTGENLYSCLERGKCFPYKSHLIRHESAHAVKGPYSCWECGKCFLYRSALLLHEMIHTGEKPFSCSQCQKRFNRKSTLNRHQIMHTGDKSYCCSVCGKCFSQRPHLLKHDRVHSGERPFPCVECGKRFFQQSDLNRHERAHRGVKPYSCSQCGKGFSQKSILTRHERIHIGEKPD, encoded by the exons ATGGTGAAGAAGACGTCTGGAGATCATGTGACATTCAGCAGCTATTCCCGTGCCTCAGAAGATTGGAGAACCGCCATGGATCCTCCACCTCCATTCCTGATACCAGAGAGGAACAACGACAAGAAGATTCTGGAGATCATCAACAAGATCACGGAGCTTCTGacgggagag gttcctatcaGGTGTCAGGATGTGGccgtctatttctccatggaggagtgggagtatatgGAAAGAAACAAGGACACCCTGATGGAGGACCAGCTGCCCCTCACACCTCCAG ATGAACGACCCAACAATAACATTATAGAAATCGCCTTTCCTGATATAGAAGACGATGACATCTCATCTGATTCTTCGGGGAAACACTCCGTCAGCTCAGATCTCCATCCCGAACTTCACTGTGAAGATCTGTCTTCTCCTCCTTCCACCCATGAGAGATTTTaccccgccatcctcccagccacCAATCGGGAAGTTAGTACAGGAGGAGAGGCGCTCCCGTGGTCTGAGCACAGTGAGTGTCTTATGGAGAGAACTGAATTTGTTTTATTCCAGGACAGTAAAACGGGGGAGAATCTGTATTCCTGTCTCGAGCGCGGAAAGTGTTTTCCTTACAAATCGCACCTTATCAGACACGAGAGCGCTCACGCGGTGAAAGGGCCGTATTCCTGCTGggaatgcgggaaatgttttttatacaGATCGGCTCTCCTCCTCCACGAAATgattcacacgggggagaagccattctCCTGTTCCCAGTGCCAGAAACGCTTTAACCGCAAATCGACTCTCAACAGACACCAGATCATGCACACGGGGGACAAGTCCTATTGCTGTTCCGTGTGCGGCAAATGCTTTTCCCAGAGACCTCATCTTCTAAAGCACGACCGAGTCCACTCCGGGGAAAGGCCGTTTCCCTGTGTAGAGTGCGGGAAACGTTTCTTCCAGCAATCTGATCTGAACAGACACGAGAGGGCTCACAGAGGggtgaagccgtattcctgctccCAGTGCGGGAAGGGCTTTTCCCAGAAGTCCATACTTACCAGACATGAAAGAATTCACATCGGGGAGAAGCCAGATTGA